From Sesamum indicum cultivar Zhongzhi No. 13 unplaced genomic scaffold, S_indicum_v1.0 scaffold00833, whole genome shotgun sequence, a single genomic window includes:
- the LOC110011493 gene encoding uncharacterized protein LOC110011493: protein MEATPSHIAKNAAAIATDNRPVGKLPVTENAEKKPASFAGLFSANRKLTNEHKLTKFAVDDGPLTLGSDDLLDVQAKLGFCLVGYVAGKSWGASFQQHESGWLVFRFARDEDRQRVLAGGPYFVYGRPLLLKHMPDCFEFKEDDISLMPVWATLPSLPLECWHPNALGKIGSRIGTPIAMDSLTMNMERVSYARILVEVDASKKLTDQVEFVMPNGITRKQPVVYEFTPKFCTDCNRFGHLLETCQGLSAIAPTAVPAAATPVATPIKPAEAAKSKPGDWMVVNRRNKGKATASAAKPTVETQRPTSPPAGKVEQGRLKMKAPQPVMLKDKQVPSTAYPDSSSSDSPTATHHVMPGIITDRIAGTYSHPKKQTKLAASSIQTILSRSLPGWCQANNFDTIAGGRILVVWDPAIIDIHPVDISPQVIHCRARISPSQLSFYISFTYGLYSVVNRRNMWEKLSDFGQSRNMPWLIMGDFNCVKSPNEKQLGVAPSWYELKDFVDCCTALGLHDVPTTGCYYTWYSNNESNPVWCKLDRVLCNNAWLEGGLHCSAHFNPPGCLSDHSPGIVSILDPAPTKPKSFRFFNMWADHPDFLATVEAKWNLSVDGTAQFCLCKRLKALKGELKAFNSQHYSHISARAKEADHTLLVAQNQLESNPGDVALRNSLGDLRKRAVFLAEAERQFYYQK from the exons CAGTGCAAACCGCAAGCTCACTAATGAACACAAGCTCACAAAATTTGCGGTGGATGACGGCCCACTCACGTTGGGGTCCGACGACTTGCTCGATGTTCAGGCCAAATTGGGATTTTGCCTCGTCGGCTATGTAGCCGGCAAATCTTGGGGAGCAAGCTTCCAGCAGCACGAAAGTGGGTGGTTAGTCTTTCGTTTCGCCCGGGATGAAGATAGGCAGCGTGTTCTAGCCGGAGGTCCCTATTTCGTGTATGGACGGCCCCTACTCTTGAAGCACATGCCCGACTGCTTTGAATTCAAGGAAGATGATATCAGCCTCATGCCGGTCTGGGCCACACTTCCATCGCTGCCCCTTGAGTGTTGGCATCCAAATGCTCTAGGGAAGATTGGCTCCAGGATTGGCACTCCCATTGCCATGGATTCACTCACGATGAATATGGAACGAGTCTCATACGCCAGAATCCTGGTCGAAGTGGATGCATCAAAGAAGCTAACCGACCAAGTGGAGTTTGTTATGCCAAATGGCATAACTCGGAAACAGCCGGTGGTCTACGAATTCACACCCAAGTTTTGTACTGATTGCAACAGATTTGGGCATTTGCTCGAGACCTGCCAAGGCCTATCAGCCATTGCCCCCACAGCCGTCCCGGCCGCTGCCACACCCGTTGCTACACCCATTAAGCCGGCAGAGGCAGCAAAGTCCAAGCCGGGTGATTGGATGGTCGTGAATAGGAGGAATAAGGGCAAAGCCACAGCTAGTGCGGCCAAGCCGACAGTGGAGACACAGCGGCCGACTTCCCCACCGGCCGGCAAGGTGGAACAGGGAAGGCTGAAAATGAAGGCACCACAACCAGTTATGCTTAAGGATAAACAGGTTCCTTCAACAGCCTATCCAGATAGCTCATCCAGTGACTCCCCGACGGCCACTCATCATGTAATGCCGGGGATTATAACCGATAGGATTGCAGGGACGTATAGCCATCCGAAAAAGCAG ACAAAGCTTGCAGCTTCATCTATCCAGACGATTCTCAGTCGCTCACTTCCGGGGTGGTGCCAAGCCAACAACTTTGACACCATTGCCGGCGGACGTATCCTTGTGGTTTGGGATCCGGCAATCATTGACATTCATCCGGTGGATATTTCGCCCCAAGTGATTCACTGCCGTGCCCGAATAAGTCCCTCTCAACTCTCCTTctatatttcatttacataCGGCCTTTATTCTGTTGTTAATAGAAGGAACATGTGGGAGAAACTTTCTGATTTTGGCCAATCACGGAACATGCCATGGCTTATTATGGGGGATTTCAACTGTGTTAAATCTCCCAATGAGAAGCAGCTTGGAGTGGCTCCATCTTGGTATGAGCTTAAGGATTTTGTGGACTGCTGCACAGCGCTTGGATTACACGATGTTCCCACTACCGGCTGCTACTACACTTGGTATTCCAACAATGAAAGCAACCCCGTATGGTGCAAGCTCGACCGAGTCCTTTGCAACAATGCATGGCTTGAAGGCGGTTTACATTGCAGTGCCCATTTCAATCCCCCGGGATGCCTCTCCGACCACTCTCCGGGTATTGTTTCTATCCTTGATCCTGCACCTACTAAGCCAAAATCGTTTCGCTTTTTCAATATGTGGGCAGATCATCCGGATTTCCTAGCTACTGTCGAAGCCAAATGGAATTTGAGCGTGGATGGAACGGCGCAATTTTGCCTTTGCAAGAGATTGAAAGCACTTAAAGGCGAGCTTAAGGCATTCAACTCGCAGCATTACAGCCACATTTCCGCCAGGGCCAAAGAGGCTGATCATACCCTGCTAGTTGCCCAGAATCAACTTGAATCCAACCCGGGAGATGTGGCGCTTCGGAACTCTTTGGGGGATCTTAGGAAGAGGGCCGTCTTCCTTGCCGAGGCGGAACGGCAGTTCTACTACCAGAAG